In Propionispora vibrioides, the sequence TCCTTTCGGAGAGCGGCAGGGTCTCCCAAGTTCACACGGAGTAATGGTGTGTAGCATGCCAAGACCTTCGATCCCGGGGCGCCAGACTTAACTCGCCTTTATCGCTAAGCCCAGTATTGTCTTCTGCTCGTCCCATACATCGACCTTTCCCTTTAGGAATTTCGGGATTCTACATCTTCAGCTTTCGCTTTCGGCCTACTACCTTTCCTACCTACGCTTAGACCTGGCGTTACCGCTTCAGTCCCAAGGCTGGATACAGAGTGGCTGGCTAGACCTTCTCTGGCGGGATTTCCACCCGCTTTACTCCGTGCGCTTCTTGGCGCACGGGACGGTTCGTTTGATTCAGAAACTTATTGTGATTGCACGAATCAATTAGTGTGTGTAATTATCCTACCAAAGTGTGTAATCTCTCTTACTGCTACTCAACCGGTTATCCGTAGTCTTTTTAGTTCTTAGCAAGAACATCCCAGGGCTCTACTTTACAGCCTTACGGGCAAATAATTAATAATTCCCACAAGCCATGTTCTGGCATGAATTTTGCTTAAATTTATTATTGCCATATAAGTGCGATATTTTTATAGAAAGGGATGATTGCTAACATCGCTGTTTACCTAAGCCAAGATTATATTCGAGGGAGGATTTGTCGTGAGAAAGTGGACACTTTTACTGTTAACTCTCGTAGTTTCCGTCTTCATTGCGTTTCCGGTGGCTGCTCAAAATAGCAGCATCTCGCCGAAGGTGATCGCTTATCTGGCTGCCTGGACAAACTGGTCAGCTCAAAGTTTTGACGCTAACAAGCTGACACATATTAATTTGTCCTTTGCCAGAATCGAAAATGGGAAAATCGCCAATACAGTCATTGATGGCAAGGCTGTAGGCGATGCTCACTATGCTGAACTACAAAAAATGAAAGAGAAAAACCCCAACCTCAAAGTGCTGATTGCCGTTGGCGGCTGGGGTGGTGACGGCTTTTCTGATGCGGCGGCGACACCGGAGGCCCGGGAAATCTTTGCCCAAAGTGCGGCGGATTATATCCAGCAGTATAATATCGACGGTATTGATATGGACTGGGAATATCCTGTTAACGGCGCCTGGGGAACCATTAAAAGCAGGCCGGAAGATAAACAAAACTTCACTTTGTTAATGCAGGCTCTTCGTGATAAGCTGGACCTGCTGGAAGCCAAGACCGGCAAGCATTATCTTTTATCCTACGCCGCTAATATCAGCCCCTGGTATTTGGATAATACCGAACCGGCTAAGCTGGCAAGCATCGTAGATTATGTGAATCTGATGACCTATGATCTCCATGGCGGCTGGGAGGCACAAACAGGGCACCATACACCTCTGCTAAACAGTATCTATGACCAAAGCGGTATTGGCGGAAGTATGGACGGCGTACTGCGCTACTTACACAGTGGCTTTACTTCGGACAAGATCAACCTGGGAGTGGCCTTCTATGGACGTTTCTGGCCAGGTGTTGACAACAAAAATCATGGTTTATACCAAAAAGCGTCCCAGCAAGGGGCCGGCGATATAAAGTACTGTGACCTAGTAGCAAAATACAATGCCGCCAATGGTTTTGTCCGCTATTGGGATGCCAGCGCGCAAGCACCTTATCTGTTTAATGCCAGCAAAGGGATCTTTGTAACCTACGATGATCCCCAATCAATTAAAGCCAAGGCTGACTTTGTTAAAAAATATGAACTAGGCGGCATCTTTACCTGGGAACTCAGCAGTGATAAAGACGGCGTCCTTTTAACAAGCATG encodes:
- a CDS encoding glycoside hydrolase family 18 protein produces the protein MRKWTLLLLTLVVSVFIAFPVAAQNSSISPKVIAYLAAWTNWSAQSFDANKLTHINLSFARIENGKIANTVIDGKAVGDAHYAELQKMKEKNPNLKVLIAVGGWGGDGFSDAAATPEAREIFAQSAADYIQQYNIDGIDMDWEYPVNGAWGTIKSRPEDKQNFTLLMQALRDKLDLLEAKTGKHYLLSYAANISPWYLDNTEPAKLASIVDYVNLMTYDLHGGWEAQTGHHTPLLNSIYDQSGIGGSMDGVLRYLHSGFTSDKINLGVAFYGRFWPGVDNKNHGLYQKASQQGAGDIKYCDLVAKYNAANGFVRYWDASAQAPYLFNASKGIFVTYDDPQSIKAKADFVKKYELGGIFTWELSSDKDGVLLTSMYSVTK